A single genomic interval of Canis lupus dingo isolate Sandy chromosome 6, ASM325472v2, whole genome shotgun sequence harbors:
- the LOC112646040 gene encoding NADH dehydrogenase [ubiquinone] 1 beta subcomplex subunit 1, with product MNVIQIVRDHWVHILVPMGFVLGCYLDRKNDEKLTAFRNKSLLFRRELRPNEEVTWK from the coding sequence ATGAACGTAATTCAGATTGTTCGTGACCACTGGGTACATATACTTGTGCCTATGGGGTTTGTCCTTGGATGTTATCTAGACAGAAAGAATGATGAAAAGCTAACTGCCTTCCGGAATAAGAGTTTGTTGTTTAGAAGGGAATTGAGACCCAATGAAGAAGTCACCTGGAAGTAA